In one Nocardioides luteus genomic region, the following are encoded:
- a CDS encoding YciI family protein, whose translation MRYLLLLGGPDHHARWDALPEKQKQAAYADFGAFAKAVAERGELIDGDALQPATTARTVHEDGAVTEGPFAESVEQLGGYYVIDVPAIDDAVALAKLLPKYFAVEIRPTQGVQIR comes from the coding sequence ATGAGGTATCTCCTCCTTCTCGGCGGCCCCGACCACCACGCCCGCTGGGACGCCCTCCCCGAGAAGCAGAAGCAGGCCGCGTACGCCGACTTCGGTGCGTTCGCGAAGGCGGTCGCCGAGCGCGGCGAGCTGATCGACGGCGACGCCCTCCAGCCCGCCACCACGGCGCGGACCGTCCACGAGGACGGCGCCGTGACCGAAGGCCCGTTCGCGGAGTCGGTCGAGCAGCTGGGCGGCTACTACGTGATCGACGTGCCCGCGATCGACGACGCCGTGGCCCTGGCGAAGCTGCTGCCGAAGTACTTCGCCGTCGAGATCCGGCCCACCCAGGGAGTGCAGATCCGATGA
- a CDS encoding YciI family protein, producing the protein MTRYYLLIPNVEAEWQAKTEAEKDALFAVHEKFAALLAERGHTVLKGYGAALAVPSTAVTVRSSGITDGPYTETAEHLAGLYVVESEDRDDLAECCRLLATVESAIEIRATD; encoded by the coding sequence ATGACCCGCTACTACCTGCTCATCCCCAACGTCGAGGCCGAGTGGCAGGCCAAGACGGAGGCGGAGAAGGATGCGCTGTTCGCCGTGCACGAGAAGTTCGCGGCGCTGCTCGCCGAGCGCGGCCACACCGTTCTGAAGGGCTACGGCGCCGCGCTCGCCGTTCCGTCGACGGCCGTGACCGTACGGTCCTCCGGGATCACCGACGGGCCCTACACCGAGACGGCCGAGCACCTGGCCGGGCTCTACGTCGTGGAGTCCGAGGACCGCGACGACCTGGCCGAGTGCTGCCGGCTGCTCGCCACGGTCGAGTCGGCGATCGAGATCCGGGCGACGGACTAG
- a CDS encoding YciI family protein produces the protein MTRYMVLLPTNEAFWAESTPEEKAAGYEVHGKFAKLLAERGHKVTGGAELHHSSKAKTLRKQGGEVVITDGPYAETVEHVTGFYTIETDDVADMLECCKVLAELETALEVREIVEHGEM, from the coding sequence ATGACCAGATACATGGTGCTGCTGCCGACGAACGAGGCCTTCTGGGCCGAGTCGACGCCGGAGGAGAAGGCCGCCGGGTACGAGGTGCACGGCAAGTTCGCCAAGCTGCTCGCCGAGCGCGGCCACAAGGTCACCGGCGGCGCCGAGCTCCACCACTCCAGCAAGGCCAAGACGCTGCGTAAGCAGGGCGGCGAGGTGGTGATCACCGACGGCCCGTACGCCGAGACCGTCGAGCACGTGACCGGCTTCTACACGATCGAGACCGACGACGTCGCCGACATGCTCGAGTGCTGCAAGGTGCTCGCCGAGCTCGAGACGGCGCTCGAGGTCCGCGAGATCGTCGAGCACGGGGAGATGTGA